The following DNA comes from Schistocerca piceifrons isolate TAMUIC-IGC-003096 chromosome 3, iqSchPice1.1, whole genome shotgun sequence.
TGTAGAAGCATggctctgaatttctttgatgtcctcctctagtctgacctggtggggatcccaaatacttgagcagtagtcaagaatgggtcacactagttcTGTATACCATCTCCTTTATGAATGAGCTGgcctttcccaaaattttcccaataaagcgaagtcaaGCACTTGGCTTCTCTACTGCCAAcctgacatgctcattccatttcatattgctttgtgaCATTATAACTAGCTGTCTAATCCATGTGACTGTATCAAGATGCATATGACTAATGCTATATTCAAATGTTAAAGATTATTTTTCCTGCTGGTTtgcttaacttacattttcctgtgtttagagcaagctgtcatccatcacaccaactagaaattctaaatcatcttgtattctTCTACAGTCATTCAATGGCAACATCTTATGAAACATCacagtgtcaccagcaaacatctgaaaattgctgctctctctgtctgtcagatcatttacgtatatagagagtaAGAGGGATCCTACTGCTGTTCCGTGGGGCACTCTTGATGATACCCTGCTCTTTTGAACATATGcgatgaggacaacatactgggttctattacttacaaaGTTTTCGAACTACTCGCATAGCTGCGAACTTAATCCGTATGCTTGGACCTTCAACAATCTGCATTAGGGCATTGTGTaagatgctttctggaaatctagtaatTCATatagaatctgtctgttgccctctaTTTATGGTTTATAGAATATAATGTGACAGAAGGGCAAGCTGGGTTGCACACAGGCGATGCTATCTAAACCTGTGCtgctttgtggacagaagcttttctgtcttgaggaaatttattatattcaatttCAGAATACGTACAAGAATTCTGCAGGAAAGTAATGTTAAGggcattggtctgtaattatgtttattttttcttttgcctttcttgtACATGGGAATCAGCACCTCTTTTcaccagtcacttgggactttgcgttgggcaagagatttCCCATAAATGCATACTAAGTAAAATGTCAGTGCCACAGAGTACTCTTGAATTggaattccatccagacctgggaACTTATTTGTTTtcgactctttcagttgcttctctacaccaggaatGCCTGTTTCTATATCTCCATGTGCGAGTCTGTACGGCAGTCAAACAACGGTGTGATTGTATGATCCTCTTGCATGAAAGATTTCTAAAATGTGAAATTTAtgccttcagctttccttttgctgtttcCTGTTGCTATCTCAGATTTGTCAACAAGTGATTGGATAGAAGGCTTTGACGTGATGAAATTGTCATATGCCACACCTCATGAGCAGCCTGTTTGTGGTGACTTCCCTACACATCacaaaaataaaactaaagttAAATTTAGAaacaatacagaaatagcatcctgTATAACTACTTTTTAATAGCCAATTTAGTATCCTTATTGCTCTTTTGtttcaaacacacacagacacacagacacacacacacacacacacacacacacacacacacacacacacacacacacattgctttcTAGTGGTGCATGTGGAATAAAGTGTTACAGTAATGTTGTGCATTTGAATATACAACAGATAACATGATTGGAATAATACTTACTAAACTGAGGATTAGCACTTTCTAATGCCAACCCCTTCAATTTGTAAAACATATAAATTTGCCCATGGAAAGAAAGTACCCGACAGGCAGcagcagaagtgttttcaaatgctGATTAATGCAGTCTAACACTTACCCAGTGCTCTATCAAACCATTAATTTGGATAGTTGTTAAAAGTATATAAACCTTCACAAAATCCAACATAAGGTACACAGTGAGGTGCTCAGTACTGGTGTGTTCCATACTGGCAGCCAATCAGAATTGAACCCCATTGTTTTTCATTTATGACCTTGGGTAACCGTAGGAATATGTAAATCCTCCACGAAAAAGAAAAAGTCTTTGTCCACAGAGCTGCATAAATCATTCCGACAGCTACTGATATGGGTCAGTGAATCTTCTGTTTGTTTCTGTGTATCAATTAATGTGTAATCTTTTTGATGTTTTGTTGCAGGGATAATGTGGAATGGGATGCCACACAGGAGGAAATGGCTAGAAATAAGGTGCTTGAAAATTCGTCAACAGTTTTGGATGaaactgagaaagaaaaatttgaaaacaatgcgAGTCAGTTTTGGGATGCATTTTATGAAATTCATCAAAATCGGTATGCTGATGAATATAATACTTTGTATAATCTCTCTGACTTGTTTGGACATTGTTATATTACATTTATTGTTTCAGTTTCTTCAAGGACAGGCACTGGCTGTTCACAGAATTTCCTGAGCTTGCTCCTGAATCAGAAGTGGACCAAAATGTGCCTCTTAGTGTAAATTCTACTAAAGGTGTTGCTGTGAAACATGAGCACGATGGTGCAGGTTCCTGCAGTGACACTACAAAGTTGGAAAATGCAGAATCATGCAAAACAACTTGCAATCTTAATTCTGAAGGTTTAGGAACTATAAACCATGCAGAAGAAAAGAGAACAATAAATAACAAACCATTCAGAATACTTGAAATAGGATGCGGTGTTGGAAACACTGTTTTTCCAATTCTTCAGTATACTAAAAatccagatttgtttgtatacgcCTGTGATTTTTCGCCAACAGCCATAAATATACTCAAAGAAAATCCAGAATATGAACCTGAAAGGTATAGTGATAGTTGTGTATTATTCAGCGTCATTCTTAATTCTATTAATCTCAATAACGTTGACCGATGGCGGTCACAGAGGTCATGTTTTGACTGCATGAAATAGCATTATAAAATAATAGAGTTTCAAATTCAGTCACTAGAAATTATCTAGAAAAGTACTTGTAATTATAATATTCTAACATTGTAAACTGCACTCTAAACAAAAA
Coding sequences within:
- the LOC124789282 gene encoding tRNA N(3)-methylcytidine methyltransferase METTL2; the encoded protein is MERGRSDSDSKRIQFGNRYLTDEDQVFQHNAWDNVEWDATQEEMARNKVLENSSTVLDETEKEKFENNASQFWDAFYEIHQNRFFKDRHWLFTEFPELAPESEVDQNVPLSVNSTKGVAVKHEHDGAGSCSDTTKLENAESCKTTCNLNSEGLGTINHAEEKRTINNKPFRILEIGCGVGNTVFPILQYTKNPDLFVYACDFSPTAINILKENPEYEPERCHAFVCDVTADDWEPPFEANSLDIVAAIFVISAIHPDRFRHVVEKIFYYLRPGGLVVFRDYGRYDMAQLRFKKGQCLGSNFYARGDGTRVYFFTQDEVRNIFTAAGFLEEQNLIDRRLQVNRSKMLKMYRVWIQAKYRKPVCS